One genomic segment of Pseudomonas sp. RU47 includes these proteins:
- a CDS encoding ATP-binding protein has translation MDSLNDLNTASVLHFGPYAFHLRQRLILDGDRPLRMGGRALDILQVLVERAGRVVRKEQLIALVWPTSVVEEINLRVHIAALRRALGDGENGQRYIVNVPQCGYSFIAPVRCDSAAQVAFEGLQTPQHNLPARLTSVTGRDSLVGGLVRQMPLCRLMTITGAPGVGKSTVALRVAELLLQYYRDGVWQVDLSLIDDDTPLLDHVLRTLESDLTGLSTRHALLLLDNCDQRRDTCRAAVETLLEAAPRLSILATSREALQVSLETLQRVPPLAIPKRSATDCITEAMGHSAVQLFVSRARARQHDFSLREQDVKVVVEICRQLDGLPLAIELAAAQIDALALLGLQAQMAHGLQVLSHGRRTAVSRHQSMQAAFDWSYQRLSEQEQRVLRRLSVFKLTFTLEAALAVISCPQLAVSELAAIIEGLAQKSWLSLERGASAGRYRMLNTTRCYARKQLERSGEGVDLQRRHARYIKRMRLASGVHALA, from the coding sequence GCGGCAACGGCTGATACTCGATGGAGATCGGCCCTTGCGCATGGGCGGTCGCGCGCTGGACATTCTGCAAGTGCTGGTCGAGCGTGCCGGTCGAGTGGTCAGAAAGGAGCAATTGATCGCTCTGGTATGGCCAACGTCGGTGGTCGAGGAGATCAACCTGCGCGTGCACATCGCTGCGCTCCGGCGGGCCTTGGGTGACGGCGAAAATGGTCAGCGTTACATCGTTAACGTGCCGCAATGCGGTTACAGTTTTATCGCCCCGGTGCGTTGCGACAGCGCCGCGCAAGTGGCCTTCGAGGGCTTGCAGACACCCCAGCATAATTTGCCGGCTCGACTGACCTCGGTCACCGGTCGTGACTCGCTGGTTGGCGGGTTGGTGCGACAAATGCCGCTGTGTCGGCTGATGACCATCACCGGAGCGCCGGGCGTAGGCAAGTCCACCGTGGCGTTGCGGGTCGCGGAACTGCTTTTGCAGTACTACAGAGACGGTGTGTGGCAAGTAGATCTGAGCTTGATCGACGACGACACGCCGCTGCTCGACCATGTGCTGCGCACCCTGGAGAGCGATTTGACCGGGCTGTCGACCCGCCATGCGTTGCTGCTGCTGGATAACTGTGACCAGCGCCGCGACACTTGCAGAGCAGCGGTTGAAACGTTGCTCGAAGCCGCGCCTCGTCTGTCGATACTCGCCACCAGTCGTGAGGCCTTGCAGGTCAGTCTGGAAACCCTGCAGCGTGTGCCACCGCTGGCCATCCCGAAACGCTCGGCGACCGATTGCATCACTGAAGCCATGGGCCATTCTGCGGTGCAGTTGTTCGTCAGTCGTGCCCGGGCGCGACAGCATGATTTCAGCCTGCGTGAGCAGGACGTCAAAGTCGTGGTCGAGATCTGTCGGCAACTCGACGGTTTACCGCTGGCAATTGAACTGGCCGCGGCGCAGATCGATGCACTGGCGTTGCTAGGCTTGCAGGCGCAAATGGCCCACGGCCTGCAAGTGCTCAGCCATGGTCGGCGCACCGCAGTGTCGCGGCACCAATCGATGCAAGCGGCATTCGACTGGAGCTATCAGCGCTTGAGTGAGCAGGAACAACGCGTGCTGCGGCGCTTATCGGTGTTCAAACTGACATTTACGCTGGAGGCTGCGTTGGCGGTGATCAGTTGCCCGCAACTGGCAGTGTCGGAGCTTGCCGCGATCATCGAAGGCCTGGCGCAGAAGTCTTGGCTGTCACTGGAACGCGGCGCCAGTGCGGGCCGGTACCGGATGCTCAATACCACCCGATGCTATGCCCGCAAGCAACTTGAGCGCAGCGGTGAGGGAGTTGATCTTCAACGCCGGCATGCCCGTTACATCAAGCGGATGCGTCTGGCCTCAGGCGTGCACGCCCTCGCGTAA
- a CDS encoding ATP-binding protein: MSLSPNQALGFGPYRIHPGQRRVLEGEQPLRLGRRAMDILLILLAHAGEVVSKQQLMAGVWPDSVVEDINLRVHMAALRKALGDGQAGQRYIITVAQRGYSFVAPVLLESMEERPVGDVGGRHNLPLRRTRMIGRQPLVDSLMTQLPRQRCITLVGPGGIGKTTVALRVAEQLIGRYRDGIRLVDLAPLSDPRLICSHLAALLDLALLEGDPQTALVKGLQQRQMLLLLDNCEHLIDAVAALSESILRGAPHVHILATSRESLRAEGEYVQRLDSLEYPPMTTTLDRERTLNFSALQLFVERATAAQESFELSDTQLPQAIEICHRLDGIPLALELAAAQVAELGLDGLLSQLQGRLPPLAAGNQTSLERHLTLRATLDWSFNLLDHCEQTCLRRLGVFRGGFTLESAAAVIVGQQIDPGVVFLSITQLVAKSLLAVEVGDEDVFYRLLDTTRRYALEKLDHAAECEETRERHAERCLALMQQAQNDWESTPTLLWIDRYARGLEDLRAALDWSLNGVGPGGLGIRLTAASAPLWQELSLLKEYGAYVRRALSLFDELGEPCPRLKVALKLALGSACYHTWGGTPETIEAFAEARQLANEHDDVAGQLRAVSGHMAVNLSCGHYRMALAQSEQFDRLGLHGDPLLSLSTHRLRVLALHYAGDQLQARIHAEQVLQRMAHSGHVNRFTHGFGVQYDQSVASLTVLARVLWMQGLPEQAWRTARQALDIAVQIDHGTSICYTLALASCLIAHYNGDQQNARALLQLLLEQSQKHSVLLFNTWARHYAQVIDAQAKAPVPTDSSGLIREIMVTLDGRFMDDALFERALSGDAGWSTAEILRARADALLSDDPGCLDGPLREQARSHRDFGCTQTPCGSEPAREEALKEAEALLQQSLAIARTQGALAWELRSATSLAQLWQRQSRCREALDLLTPIYQRFTEGYATPDLRKVRLLIDELREGVHA, translated from the coding sequence TTGAGTCTTTCGCCGAATCAGGCCCTCGGTTTTGGCCCCTATCGGATTCATCCCGGACAACGGCGGGTGCTCGAAGGCGAGCAGCCGTTACGTCTGGGCCGACGGGCGATGGACATTCTCCTGATTCTGCTGGCCCACGCCGGCGAAGTGGTGAGCAAGCAGCAATTGATGGCCGGGGTCTGGCCTGACAGTGTCGTTGAAGACATCAACCTGCGTGTGCACATGGCAGCGCTGCGCAAGGCGCTCGGTGACGGTCAGGCCGGCCAGCGCTACATCATCACCGTGGCGCAACGCGGTTACAGTTTTGTCGCGCCGGTGTTGCTGGAATCCATGGAGGAGCGTCCTGTGGGCGATGTTGGCGGTCGGCACAATTTGCCCTTGCGGCGCACGCGGATGATTGGCCGCCAACCGCTGGTCGACAGCTTGATGACGCAGTTGCCGCGCCAACGCTGCATCACTCTGGTCGGCCCCGGCGGGATCGGCAAGACCACCGTGGCCCTGCGGGTAGCCGAGCAATTGATCGGGCGCTATCGCGACGGCATTCGTCTGGTGGATCTGGCACCGCTGAGCGATCCCCGGCTGATCTGTTCACACTTGGCCGCCCTGCTTGATCTGGCACTTCTCGAAGGCGACCCGCAGACAGCGCTGGTCAAGGGCCTGCAACAGCGGCAGATGCTATTGCTGCTCGACAACTGCGAGCATTTGATTGATGCCGTTGCGGCGCTCAGTGAAAGCATTCTGCGCGGGGCGCCGCACGTGCATATCCTCGCCACCAGCCGCGAAAGTCTGCGGGCCGAAGGCGAATACGTACAGCGTCTGGACTCCCTCGAATACCCGCCGATGACAACGACGCTGGATCGTGAGCGAACGTTGAATTTTTCGGCGCTGCAATTGTTCGTCGAACGAGCGACGGCCGCGCAGGAAAGCTTCGAACTCAGCGATACCCAGTTGCCCCAAGCGATCGAGATTTGCCATCGGCTCGATGGCATTCCACTGGCGCTTGAGCTGGCGGCAGCGCAGGTCGCCGAACTCGGTCTGGACGGCCTGTTGAGCCAATTGCAGGGCCGTTTGCCGCCGCTGGCAGCGGGCAATCAAACCAGTCTGGAGCGCCACCTCACTCTGCGCGCCACGCTGGACTGGAGTTTCAATCTGCTCGACCACTGCGAGCAAACCTGCCTGCGCCGTTTGGGTGTGTTTCGCGGGGGGTTCACCCTGGAATCCGCGGCGGCCGTTATCGTCGGCCAACAGATCGACCCCGGCGTGGTGTTTTTGTCGATCACGCAACTGGTGGCCAAATCCCTGCTCGCCGTCGAGGTCGGTGACGAGGACGTGTTCTACCGCTTGCTCGACACCACCCGGCGTTACGCGCTGGAAAAACTCGATCACGCTGCCGAATGCGAAGAAACCCGCGAACGGCATGCCGAACGCTGTCTGGCGTTGATGCAGCAGGCGCAGAACGATTGGGAAAGCACGCCGACATTGTTATGGATCGATCGCTATGCCCGAGGGCTGGAAGATTTGCGCGCAGCGCTGGATTGGAGCCTTAACGGTGTCGGCCCTGGTGGTTTGGGGATTCGGCTGACGGCGGCGTCGGCACCCTTGTGGCAGGAGTTGTCGCTGCTCAAGGAGTACGGCGCCTATGTGCGCCGGGCGCTGAGCCTGTTTGATGAACTCGGCGAACCCTGCCCGCGCCTGAAAGTCGCCCTCAAACTGGCCCTTGGCAGTGCCTGCTATCACACCTGGGGCGGCACCCCGGAAACCATCGAAGCGTTCGCCGAAGCTCGCCAGTTGGCCAATGAGCACGACGACGTTGCCGGGCAGTTGCGCGCGGTGTCCGGGCACATGGCAGTCAACCTCAGTTGCGGGCACTACCGCATGGCGCTGGCCCAGAGTGAACAGTTCGACCGCCTCGGCCTGCACGGCGACCCGCTGTTGTCACTGAGTACCCACCGCTTGCGCGTATTGGCCCTGCATTATGCCGGCGACCAATTGCAGGCGCGCATTCACGCCGAACAGGTCCTCCAGCGCATGGCGCACAGCGGCCATGTCAATCGTTTCACTCACGGTTTTGGCGTGCAGTACGACCAGAGCGTCGCGTCGCTGACGGTGCTGGCACGGGTTTTATGGATGCAAGGTCTGCCGGAACAAGCCTGGCGCACGGCGCGGCAGGCCCTCGACATCGCCGTTCAGATCGACCATGGCACCTCGATTTGCTACACCCTCGCGCTGGCGAGTTGCCTGATTGCTCATTACAACGGCGATCAGCAGAACGCCCGGGCGCTGTTGCAGTTGCTGCTCGAGCAGTCGCAGAAACATTCGGTGCTGCTGTTCAACACTTGGGCGCGGCACTACGCGCAGGTGATTGACGCGCAAGCCAAGGCACCGGTGCCGACGGACAGCAGCGGGCTGATCAGGGAAATCATGGTGACGCTGGATGGCCGCTTTATGGATGACGCGCTGTTTGAGCGGGCGTTGAGTGGTGATGCCGGGTGGAGCACGGCGGAGATTCTGCGGGCTCGGGCAGATGCGTTATTGAGTGACGATCCGGGTTGTCTGGACGGGCCCCTTCGCGAGCAGGCTCGCTCCCACAGGGATTTTGGGTGTACTCAGACGCCATGTGGGAGCGAGCCTGCTCGCGAAGAGGCCCTCAAGGAGGCCGAAGCACTCCTGCAACAATCCCTGGCCATCGCTCGCACCCAAGGCGCGCTCGCCTGGGAACTGCGCAGCGCCACGTCACTGGCGCAACTCTGGCAGCGCCAGTCGCGCTGTCGCGAGGCGCTGGATTTGCTCACTCCGATCTATCAACGCTTCACCGAAGGCTACGCGACCCCGGACCTGCGCAAGGTGCGCTTGCTGATCGACGAATTACGCGAGGGCGTGCACGCCTGA
- a CDS encoding helix-turn-helix domain-containing protein, producing MAHLQHSVALAPASEPRKTAIGGLSPQRERHVKQLILERLGESLEVTELARACSLSRSHFSRAFKCSTGLSPQDWIRTQRLARAKLLIQHTDLSLTQISLECGFCDQAHFCHMFTRSEGINPFAWRCQIMREPKTHRSQPAVF from the coding sequence ATGGCTCATTTACAGCACAGCGTCGCCCTCGCCCCTGCCAGCGAACCGCGCAAGACCGCGATCGGCGGGCTCAGCCCGCAGCGCGAACGCCACGTCAAACAATTGATCCTCGAACGCCTCGGCGAAAGCCTGGAAGTAACCGAACTGGCCCGCGCCTGTTCGCTGTCGCGCAGCCATTTTTCCCGCGCCTTCAAATGCAGCACCGGATTGTCGCCGCAGGACTGGATTCGTACCCAGCGCCTGGCGCGGGCCAAGCTGCTGATCCAGCACACTGACCTGAGCCTGACGCAAATCAGCCTGGAATGCGGCTTCTGCGATCAGGCGCATTTCTGTCATATGTTCACCCGCAGCGAAGGCATCAATCCGTTTGCCTGGCGCTGTCAGATCATGCGTGAACCCAAGACTCACCGTTCACAACCCGCCGTGTTTTGA
- a CDS encoding MBL fold metallo-hydrolase: MKGIFKAAAALTFALATSSAMAQAPQQGTQAPGYFRLALGDYEVTALFDGYNDLSPKLLQGMSQGQIRALLARRSIETPGVQTAFNAFLVNTGKQLILVDSGAGQCIGATAGQLLANMRAAGYQPEQVDTILLTHLHLDHVCGLVDAQKQALFTNATVYAAKAEADYWLDPAALAKAPAGAKEFFKIAQDSTAAYVAAGRFKTFAAGQSPLPGIVEATLEAGHTPGSTTYRFTSQNQSIVFMGDLVHNLAVQFEHPEVSIGFDVNSAQAINARQAVFSAAVASKTWVTAAHLPFPGIGHITAQGKHFQWMPVEYGPYKRAAKVPLIE; encoded by the coding sequence ATGAAAGGCATCTTTAAAGCAGCGGCGGCGCTGACGTTCGCGCTGGCAACGTCCAGCGCCATGGCGCAGGCACCACAGCAGGGCACTCAGGCGCCGGGCTATTTCCGCCTGGCCTTGGGGGATTATGAGGTCACCGCGTTGTTCGATGGTTACAACGACCTGTCACCGAAGCTGTTGCAGGGCATGAGTCAGGGCCAGATTCGTGCGCTGCTGGCACGCCGTTCGATTGAAACCCCGGGTGTCCAGACGGCGTTCAATGCGTTTCTGGTCAATACCGGCAAGCAACTGATTCTGGTCGACAGCGGCGCCGGACAATGCATTGGCGCCACCGCCGGGCAGCTCCTGGCGAATATGCGGGCGGCCGGCTACCAGCCAGAGCAGGTCGATACGATCTTGCTGACGCACCTGCACCTCGATCATGTCTGTGGTCTGGTCGATGCACAGAAACAAGCATTGTTCACGAATGCCACGGTGTACGCTGCCAAGGCGGAAGCGGATTACTGGCTCGATCCGGCCGCGCTGGCCAAAGCGCCGGCCGGCGCCAAAGAGTTTTTCAAGATCGCCCAAGACTCCACGGCGGCCTACGTCGCCGCCGGGCGCTTCAAGACGTTCGCCGCTGGCCAGTCGCCGTTGCCGGGAATAGTCGAAGCGACACTCGAAGCCGGCCATACGCCGGGCAGCACTACCTACCGTTTCACCTCGCAGAATCAGAGCATCGTTTTCATGGGGGATCTGGTGCATAACCTGGCTGTGCAGTTTGAACATCCGGAAGTGTCAATCGGCTTTGATGTCAACAGTGCGCAAGCGATCAACGCGCGTCAGGCAGTCTTCAGTGCGGCGGTGGCCAGCAAGACGTGGGTGACGGCGGCGCACCTGCCGTTCCCGGGCATCGGTCACATCACCGCGCAAGGCAAACACTTTCAGTGGATGCCCGTGGAATACGGTCCGTACAAGCGCGCGGCCAAGGTGCCGTTAATCGAGTAA
- a CDS encoding LysR family transcriptional regulator produces the protein MNRNDLRRVDMNLLVIFEALMFEKNLTRVAEKLFMGQPAVSAALGRLRDLFDDPLLLRNGRGMEPTARALAILKELQPAMDVISGAVSRAKEFEPASSCDVFRIGLSDDAEFGLFPPLLRQLQQEAPGIVVVVRRANYLLMPALLASGEISVGVSYTTELPANAKRKKLRDIPCKVLRGDDRPGPLTLDEYCERPHAMVSFSGDLSGNIDMDLAKVGRSRRVVLGVPQFSGLRALLAGTEMIATVPDYAACALVEGCALRAEDPPFPIDAAQLSMAWSGVHDNDPAEKWLRSRISQFMAAPLDIPPI, from the coding sequence ATGAACCGTAACGATCTACGTCGCGTCGACATGAACCTGCTGGTGATTTTCGAAGCGCTGATGTTCGAAAAGAACCTGACCCGCGTCGCCGAAAAACTGTTCATGGGCCAGCCGGCCGTCAGTGCTGCGTTGGGGCGTTTGCGCGATCTGTTCGACGATCCGTTACTGCTGCGCAACGGTCGCGGCATGGAGCCGACCGCGCGGGCGCTGGCGATTCTCAAGGAGCTGCAACCGGCGATGGACGTAATTTCTGGCGCGGTCAGCCGGGCCAAGGAGTTCGAGCCGGCGAGCAGTTGTGATGTGTTTCGTATCGGTTTGTCGGACGACGCTGAGTTCGGACTGTTTCCGCCGTTGTTGCGTCAGCTTCAACAAGAGGCACCGGGGATTGTCGTGGTCGTGCGCCGCGCCAATTACTTGTTGATGCCGGCACTGTTGGCCTCTGGAGAAATCTCTGTTGGCGTCAGTTACACCACTGAGTTGCCGGCCAACGCCAAGCGCAAAAAACTGCGCGACATTCCCTGCAAAGTCCTGCGCGGCGACGACCGTCCGGGGCCGCTGACGCTGGACGAATACTGCGAGCGCCCACACGCGATGGTGTCGTTCTCCGGCGACTTGAGCGGCAACATCGACATGGACCTGGCCAAGGTCGGACGCAGCCGCCGCGTCGTCCTCGGCGTGCCGCAGTTCAGCGGCTTGCGCGCCTTGCTCGCCGGCACCGAGATGATCGCCACCGTGCCTGATTACGCTGCCTGCGCGCTGGTTGAGGGCTGTGCGTTGCGCGCCGAAGATCCGCCGTTCCCGATCGATGCGGCGCAATTGTCGATGGCCTGGAGCGGGGTGCATGACAACGATCCGGCGGAGAAATGGCTGCGCTCGCGGATCAGCCAGTTCATGGCGGCGCCGCTGGATATCCCGCCGATTTAA
- a CDS encoding DUF6124 family protein: protein MFKVTPNPPDIDPTSPYESIDSRKLHEAADRALDHYLLPPGSTPPPRRTRGMYAVTADTKAEELLTDASETLASAKTIAQDVAHLLPAPQRRALLGIAQLIMLGELAVNRVLDNLEPPA, encoded by the coding sequence ATGTTCAAAGTCACGCCCAACCCGCCAGACATCGACCCCACATCCCCCTACGAATCCATCGATTCCCGAAAACTCCACGAAGCCGCCGACCGCGCCCTCGACCACTACCTCCTTCCACCCGGCTCCACACCACCTCCACGCAGAACTCGCGGCATGTATGCGGTAACTGCCGACACCAAAGCCGAGGAACTGCTGACTGACGCCAGCGAAACACTCGCCTCGGCCAAAACCATCGCCCAGGACGTCGCTCACCTGTTGCCCGCGCCGCAGCGCCGGGCGTTGTTGGGGATTGCGCAGTTGATCATGCTCGGTGAGCTGGCAGTGAATCGGGTGCTGGATAACCTCGAGCCACCGGCCTAA
- a CDS encoding DUF6124 family protein, translating to MFKVTPNPPDIDPTSPYESIDSRKLHEAADRALDHYLLPPGSTPPPRRTRGMYAVTADTKNEELLTDASETLASAKTIAQDVAHLLPAPQRRALLGIAQLIMLGELAVNRVLDNLELPG from the coding sequence ATGTTCAAAGTTACACCCAACCCACCAGACATCGACCCCACATCCCCCTACGAATCCATCGATTCCCGAAAACTCCACGAAGCCGCCGACCGCGCCCTCGACCATTACCTCCTGCCACCCGGCTCCACACCACCTCCACGCAGAACTCGCGGCATGTACGCGGTAACTGCTGACACCAAAAACGAGGAACTGCTGACCGATGCCAGCGAAACACTCGCCTCGGCCAAGACCATCGCCCAGGATGTCGCCCACCTGTTGCCCGCACCGCAGCGCCGGGCGTTGTTGGGAATTGCGCAGTTGATCATGCTCGGTGAGTTGGCGGTGAACCGGGTGCTGGATAACCTGGAGTTGCCAGGCTAA
- a CDS encoding DoxX family protein, translated as MNASTDELARDIGLLFLRVSGGLFLLWVHGLPKLLDFTAQLQLIEDPFHLGSHLTLILAIFAEVLCPLLIVAGLLARLACVPILFVLLVALLVVHPQWSVAEGQFGWLLLIVFTTVLIAGPGRLAISVRLPGVLRYA; from the coding sequence ATGAATGCCTCAACAGATGAACTGGCACGCGACATCGGTTTGCTGTTCCTGCGGGTCAGCGGCGGATTGTTTCTGCTGTGGGTCCACGGCTTGCCCAAGCTGCTCGACTTCACCGCGCAACTGCAATTGATTGAAGACCCGTTCCACCTCGGTTCTCACCTCACCTTGATCCTGGCGATCTTCGCCGAAGTCCTCTGTCCACTACTGATCGTCGCCGGGTTACTGGCGCGATTGGCCTGCGTGCCTATTCTCTTTGTGCTGCTGGTGGCGTTGCTGGTCGTGCATCCGCAATGGAGTGTGGCCGAAGGGCAGTTCGGCTGGTTGCTGCTGATCGTGTTTACCACTGTGTTGATCGCCGGGCCGGGACGGCTGGCGATTTCTGTTCGTTTGCCCGGAGTGTTGCGTTATGCCTGA
- a CDS encoding antibiotic biosynthesis monooxygenase — protein sequence MPEVLNPQSPGADETVTLIIKHRVKAGFESAYEAWLRNIVRVAGQREGHLGVDVVRGKRGRLDFYTCVLRFSSTEAMQGWLESSQRQALVAEAAPMLADGDQTEVAPIKEFWFTPLADAASPPPRWKQAVVTLLVILPHTLLVPLIWGPLLALHPLLSNYVVATFLITLTIVLSVVYVVMPPVTRLFTPWLEASQAHEHLDSQETSPR from the coding sequence ATGCCTGAAGTCCTCAATCCACAGTCACCGGGGGCCGATGAGACGGTCACGTTGATCATCAAACACCGGGTCAAGGCCGGTTTCGAGTCAGCGTATGAGGCCTGGCTGCGCAATATCGTCCGCGTGGCGGGGCAGCGTGAGGGGCATTTGGGTGTGGACGTGGTGCGCGGCAAGCGCGGGCGTCTCGATTTTTACACTTGCGTGCTGCGTTTCAGCTCCACTGAAGCGATGCAGGGGTGGCTGGAGTCGTCGCAGCGTCAGGCGCTGGTCGCCGAAGCCGCGCCGATGCTGGCTGATGGCGATCAGACTGAAGTCGCGCCGATCAAGGAATTCTGGTTTACACCACTGGCCGATGCCGCTTCGCCGCCGCCGCGCTGGAAGCAAGCAGTGGTCACGCTGCTGGTGATTCTGCCGCACACCTTGCTCGTGCCGTTGATCTGGGGGCCGTTGCTGGCGTTGCATCCGCTTCTTTCCAACTACGTGGTCGCCACGTTCCTGATCACCCTGACCATCGTTCTGTCGGTGGTGTACGTGGTGATGCCGCCGGTCACCCGTTTGTTTACGCCGTGGCTCGAAGCCAGCCAGGCCCATGAACACCTCGATTCCCAAGAAACCTCGCCAC